A region from the Corylus avellana chromosome ca7, CavTom2PMs-1.0 genome encodes:
- the LOC132187767 gene encoding ethylene-responsive transcription factor ERF023 — MEQPPYAEDDLTSTSATQSHRKSDSQRGGTRHPVFRGVRKRRWGKWVSEIREPRKKTRIWLGSFPAPEMAAKAYDVAAFCLKGRKAQLNFPDEVDHLPRPSTCTARDIQAAASKAAHAIVLEKKKRDVDAVSGCDDFWGEIELPELRVSECYWNSCGWSFTAGDAAGLDGEVSQPFTACL; from the coding sequence ATGGAGCAGCCACCATACGCAGAAGATGACCTGACCTCCACCTCAGCCACCCAATCTCACCGCAAATCAGACTCCCAACGCGGCGGCACGCGCCACCCGGTATTCCGCGGCGTTCGGAAGCGACGGTGGGGGAAATGGGTGTCGGAAATCCGGGAACCGCGCAAGAAGACGCGCATTTGGCTAGGCTCTTTCCCGGCGCCGGAAATGGCAGCCAAGGCGTACGACGTCGCTGCTTTCTGCTTAAAGGGTCGTAAAGCGCAGCTCAATTTCCCGGACGAGGTCGACCACTTGCCTAGGCCGTCCACGTGCACTGCCAGGGATATCCAGGCCGCGGCGTCGAAGGCCGCGCATGCCATAgttttggagaagaagaagcGCGACGTTGATGCCGTGTCAGGTTGCGACGACTTTTGGGGTGAGATTGAGTTGCCGGAGCTGAGGGTTAGTGAGTGTTATTGGAACTCGTGTGGGTGGTCGTTTACTGCAGGAGACGCCGCGGGGCTGGACGGAGAGGTTTCGCAGCCATTCACGGCATGTCTCTAG